AACACATCTTTTCTGGTCACAGAAATCCCACACTTGAGAAGGGGTAACGGCAAAAGCACCCTCTGATTGATTGAACCATGCAAGGAGGCGACAAGATGCCTAACAATTTCCACTTTCAAAATAGCATGTAGGcatgttgattgattgattgattgattgggcCCTGGAACTGTGAAGGGAGACTCCGCTGGGTTGATTTTTCCTAGTAAAATGCCATACAGCAGGTGGAGATAAGCTTGCTGTGGGGTAGAGTCTCAACTGTTTGCTTTGTAAGATCTCCCAGGCCAGCTTAAGGCCTCTGAaccaaagggaaggagaaaggtggGAGGGGGAAATCCACAGCCTCAGCAAATGCTGAAGACACACACTCTTCTCGGAGGAACTATTTGTCATTCACCATGGAGCCAGCCCCACCTACAACGCTGAggaacatatttacatatttcaacTCCATTGCTGGCTGAAGCACTCCAGAAAGTGATGATTCCAAGAGCCAGGGAAGAAAAATGTTCTTGGAAAAAGAATTTGTGTATCAGTTCAGCAGAACAGCTCAAAATTATGCAAATTCCCTGCTTGAAGTTTGACTGTCACCCCTGCCTTCTTCTACCACCTGGGCTTCCAAGCCTGTAAGGGACTGCAAAATAAATAGCCATATTCTGgttaaaaagatgaaagagacATCATGGTTTACCTAACTGCTTTTCATCTGTGACAGAAGCTTTAGTATGGTATCTGCCTTTAACCCTGAAATGCTACTTTCTAGGAATTCATCTTAAGGAAATACTAAAACTACACAGTATGTACAAGGATGGTTACTACAGTCTTGttatgataataaaaaaaaataaacacaaagtcaAAAAATTAGGTACTCATTAGATTATATCTGTCATACTATAACATTGGGGGTCTATGTAGCATTACAAATGTCACCATAGGAGGAAAAGAGAGCATGAAAAGTTTTGCATGCTTTATCATTAGATGAAAATAAGCATTCAAAACACTATACTAGGATCTCATCATTTTTTCTACATTCATAAAGTCACAAGGTACAACCCAAAATGTGGTGGAACATTTTGGCTTTGCTTTTCTCTGTAATGCCTGAATTTGCTACAGTGAGCACATATTACTTTGGTCATTAGAATAAagactgtaaaagaaaaaaaaagtaataaatatataacCCCGGAAGCAATAGGCACATATATTTACATGGCTTCATTAGACATTTTCCATACAGAGAACATTCAGGGATCCATGTTTGCTTGGCTCCCTGAGAACTGGGGCATATTACTTTCAAAGTGGCCCCCACAGCCCATCTGTCAGTGCAAAGCAAAGATGGAGTGATTCAGCTTTCAGTTACAATAAAAGCCAAGCTGATAGACCATGTAAGAAGGCAGGTCAAAATCGGCCCCTTAGATCTAGAATTGACATTGATTTACCCTGCTAGGCTCTTGGAATCAAATCTGCAAGGAGGTGATTTAAATCCTATTCTTCCTTTGTTTAACTTTTTCGATTAATAGATGTGGGAGAAGTTACCGGGACAGGAACTACAAAAGGTTTGGGCTGGGGCTGTGTAGCTGTTTGTTAGACCAGGACAGGGGCTGAGAACTCCGGGCGGAGACTTGCACCACTGGTGCTTATCAAGTCTCATTTTCCTTCAACCTCTAGCACAATTAGAGTGTGAGCTGGCATCTTAAATTGAGTCTTTTGCTTGTGTTGCCCAACAATCTTTAATTCCTAATCACCTTCTTTTCCCTTATTTGTAACTTTTGATTTGGAAATATCGGGTTATGTAACATGTCAATCTGCATGAGGATGCAACTGTGTCAGAAAAAGGGACTCAATGAAGCACAAATTCTAACAAAACTGGAAATGACTTTcctaagaaaagagaagaaattttcATTTCACGCATTTGAAGCTGGTTTTAAATAGGCTGGATGCAAGGTTGGTGGTTCTTTTGGGGCTGTTGATTTCTCTGCCCAATCTCCACCCAACAAATGCAGGATGCTTCCTGGAAGGGGATAAGGAGGTAGAAAGGAACAAGCATCTGTGAAGGGACCACAGTATGCCAGAGGCCTTATCGATGTTAAAACTGACAGTGTTCAATAAtatgaaagatttaaaaagatgAGGAAATGTTCTAGGTTAAAAGAGTTTAAAGAGACATGAAAAGCTGAATGAACTCATAAGCCAGGATTTTCTATTGCTATAACGGACGTTATTGGGACAATtggaaaaatctgaataaagtgtATAGACTGgatcataaaaaaaaaacctgacagtGTTGCAAACTAAGTAATATTGTGCCATTTTACAGGGGAGAGGACTGAAGCTCCAAAGACAATTTGCCTAAGGCCACAGAGCCATGATTCCAACCCAATAGTTAAGAGATTAAAGTCACATCCTATCACCTTACTCCCACAAAACCACAAAAGATTGAGGAGACTATACCAAATAGAATCAGATTCTATTGGAGGAGAGTCCGTGGGAACCCATTACTCTAACACCTAGCCTTCTACCTCATATTCCAGGCCACTCCACTCACTATAGAACTATCCTTTGATGGTTCTTGTTCAGACCAAGCACTAGTTCTGCCCGTTGGCATCCGCACTGGTCAAGGCCGGTCTATTAGGGTGGCTGATTCGCTTACCGCACCACTCTACCTCCACCCCCAAACAGAGGCCTTGATGAAAACAAGATGAGAGCAGAGGAAGAACCCAAGAACTCTTTCTAGAAAACCAAAGCTCTCCGTCCCTGATCCCTTCCCCCACCACAGAAGATGGCAATTCCACAAGCCTTCCGCACCCTGCCCTCCCCTCAGTTCAAGACACATGCTGGAAATAAAAGCTTCCCCGAATTAGCCCCCTAAACGCACACAAACATCTATGCCCTAAGTCCTGGCTGAATATCTTGAGGACTTTCAGTTCCCCAAACATTTCCAAGGACCTACGGCACACAGGTGCCGCTAAAGGAGACACCCGTTCACTCCAGGCAATCAGCTCCAACAGGTCCAGTTCCACTAAGTGGAAGGGCTTCCCGTCAACACCCTCACCGGAGAAAACGGATTCCTCCTCAGCATTCCCTTATAACACCTGGAAAGGGGAAACCTGTTTTTTGTGCTATGTGTGACTTCGCTGCAAATCTCTCTGCtccccaacacatacacacacaaatgcacacacacacacaggcgcgCAGAAAACTAGTTCCCACTGTCACCACCAGTGAAAACACCCCTCGTAACTTTGACGAGAAGGGCTCCCCCGCTGAAAGCCCAACTGCAGAGCGCCCGGAGCGCGCTGTGAGTCCGCAGGAACGCGGCCGGgcgggggaggggagaaaggcGCGGCCGGGACCCTGCACTGTGCCGCGCGGCGCTTGCGGCTGGAACTTGGCCTGGAACGCGGTCTTCTCGGCTCCAGTTTCCCGCCCAGGCCCCGCCCACCCGGCCGCCCCGCTGGTTCGCACCGGTGCTCCGGCCACCGAGGAGCCCAAAGTTGGCGGCGTCCCGCGGACTCCGGCGGAGAGCGTGAGGGAGTCGCGGCCGACTCCCGTACCACGAAGACAACTGGAGGCCGGCGGGGGAGGCGGGCCACGAGGGGCTGGGCCGAGGGAGCTGGGATGCGCGGGCCCGGCTCGCCGGGAAACAGGTTGCCGCGGAGTCCCATCCCCTCCCCCTCTGCGGTCCCCGCGGCGACCCGATTCCCGCCCTGCCCGGGGAGCTAACCCAGCCGCCTCCGGGGCGCCCTCCTTCTTCCTGGATTCCCACGGCTGGACCAGAGCCCCTCTGGCAGCCGGGTTAAAGGCTCCTTCAGCAAGGTCAAGGCGCGGCCGGCTGGCACCTGGGGATTTTTTTCCAGCCGAGCACTGGCTTTTCAATCGCATTGTTAAGGATCATGGCAGCGGCAGGAAATCCGAAGGGCCCCACAGGTCTGCGGGAGGGAGGATTTATTTTACAGCAAGGAACAGATTCGGACAGATCGGGGATTTCAGTGGGAGGGGACGAGAGGTTTCAGGACGCTGGAAtgtggcaaaaacaaaacactcccCACCCATGCACATCACCATCTCCTGACTGCGGGCTGGGGGGAAGGGAGTTCAGGGCCAATGTGTCCCAGACTTCAGCGTTCCCCACGGCTGTGTCAGGGCTGGGGTGGCTTATCCCTCTACAGACGAAAATCAAGATTTAAAAGCATACTCTTACTGTGGTTTCTCTATCAAAGCCCATCAACGTGATACACAGGCTGCGGCGCTGGAGGGAAGCGGCGAAACGGGGAGAATAAACGCAACAGAAGCAAACTGCTGTCTGCAGAGGCGAGAGGCGAAGGAACGGAAGCCATACCCGACCCCAGCCCCATCCCGTCCCCATCAGCGCCGGGCTAGCGCAGGAAACCAGGAATAGGTGTAGGTAAGGGTGGCAGCCCGGCAGAGCCAGCGTTCTACTCCCTCTAACCCCTCGCCAGCGTAGGCCTGGATGGCTGGGCTGCCTGGGCATCTCCAAGGGGGACCAGGCACCGCGGGCAGATTTCTAAACACGTGAAGGGCACAGGGCGTGAAAGACAAGGAGGGGCGCCCATGAAGGGCGGAAAAGAGGGGCTTTGGGGCTCCCCAGGACACCAAGTCAGTTTCCGAAAACGGCGATCCCTGTAAGGCCTTCCAACACCTCCGAGATAAGACTTAGAGCTCTGAAGACCCAATGAAACCTCAGTTCTGACTGACTCCTCCTCTGCGATCAATTCCGGATGCCCCCACTTAGTCCCTGCCTCGGTAACCGGTTCTTTGGGGACAGCAGCATCAGCACCCGACGCCCATCGCACAAGTGGGCGCCGCGGTGCGAGGCGTATCCTAGCTACCCAGGCCGGGGTGGGGGCGCCCCGGTACTTACACTCCCCAAGCAGGCAAACTTTCAGGCTTGTCTTTCGAGAACCGGGAGCTCGCATCACAGTTCCGGGTAATCACCGAGGCAGCTTATGTAATTGCCCGCGATGCCGCTCAGCAGATCTCTCTCCTTACACGGCCTCAGAGCTCAGTACATGGGCaccctcttccccccaccccccaccccggcGATCGGAATCCGGAGCTTGCCCCACCACCGCCTTCTACAAAGCAGCGGGGTGATCTCGTGTGCTACAAACACCAAGCCAGTATGCAGGTTCCGGCAAAACTCTGGCTGCCTCCCTGCGCCCCTTTCACTGCGTCGATGGTTTACAGATAACTGCATTTCTATAAACCCTCTCTCCACGGTTAGGGGGTGGGAGGGAGTTAGAGATCGGGTGGGGGCTTGGCGCGGTACTGTTGAGGGCTTGCACCCAACTGAGCAGTAATACACTCATCCACATGGACGCGGGTGCATAAATCGCCTTAACATTTTGCCCTGAAAGCGGAGCCAATTTCCAAAGTTAAGGACCACGCAGCTGAATTTCCAGTACTTTCCAACCTCGCCTAGGCGGGGGCAGGCAGAGAAGGGGCGGGCAGCGGGCAGCTAACTCGCCCGACCCCCCCGCCAAGGACTCACTAGATGAACCCCCCGCCCTTCACCCAAGTAGTTGGTTGTGTATTCCTCGgttgcgtgtgtgtgtacacacacacacacacacacacacgccgcCCCACTACCTTCCTGTCTGCTCCTCCAATGTAACGACCGcattttaaaatggcaattaaaATGACTAAGGAGCTCGGTGATCACATTTCAACCCAGAGCACATTTCCCGAAGCTGGGGGTGAGAGTAGTCATACAGTCACACTCACACCCGGGAGCCCTCCAAGCGTCCATCTGGCGGCTGCAGCCTCAGTTGGCTCCTAGACGAACATCAATACCGCGGCCGGGCGCCCGGTGAGGAGAGGCGGGCCCCCCGCGGGTTGCAGAGGGCGAGGAGCTGGGGTCGCATCTCCAGGATCTGAGCTCCAACCACCGCCCGTGCGGGGCTGCTGCAGCCGGCACTTGCCCCGCAGGGCAGGCTGCAGCCGCTGAAGCCCGGCGCCGCCTCGCGGGCTCCTCCAGCGCCCGACGGGGGCCTGGGGCGAGCTAGTCTGCAGAGGGGCTGCAGGCGACCGGGCCGGGGCGGGGAACGGGATCCGGGAGAGGCAGACGAACCTGGGGCGCGCCGCCTCCCTCCCACCCGCTTcccacctccctgccctcccccaaCCCTTGCTCCCAGGCTCCAGTCCGCGGCGGGCTCCGGGGGCTGCGGCGGCTCCAGGCTCCAGAACAGCTTGCCTCTTCGGCCACCCGCGCCCTAGCCTCCCTCCTCCTGGGCCAGGGGAGCAAGCAAACATCTCCCGGAGCCCTCGGCAGCCGCGTGAGCTACCCGAACCCTGCCCGGGCCAGCAGTGCAGAGGGCGATGGAGCTGGCGAGGCGTCGCCGCGGTCCCCAAGGCGCTTTTCCGTAGAGCGGATCACGCCGCCTTACCGTGGCTGCAGGCTGCTACCGCCGGGGAAGCGGGGAGGACGGCGGCAGGGAGGCAAGGCGCCGCGCCGGTGGCTCCTCTCTCTCTCGGCGGCGCGGCTCCTCTGCTCCGCGAGCCGGAGCGGGGCGCCCAGGAAGGAGCAGGTCCGGGCTCTGCGCTCAGCTCCAGCGAGACCAACAATAGCTCCCGCGGGGAGCGGAGCCCCAGCGAGCCTCCAGCCGCGCGCGCACGCCCGGCTCCCGCTCCCGGCCGCTCCCGGCCGGCGTCCCTGCCAGCACTGCTGCCCCACATGAAACAGCTGCAATCCCGAGGCTTCTGGGGGGTTGGGGCgggtgtgtgcgcgcgcgtgtgtgagtgtgtgtgtgtgtgtttaatagcttcccttctcttctttccctccctgcctgctcGCCTGCCTGCCTCCGTCCCCCACCCTCGCTCTCTTACACACAGAAAGAGAGGGCGAgcgagagagagacacacacacacgcacacgcacacgcaggTTACATGAATGGGAGGCGGTAGCCAATCCTACGAGGCCGGCGAGCCGCGCGGCGCACTGGCGCTGGGAGCAGGGCCGCACTCCGGCGCGGGGGGGCGCCACGCAGGTGATGGGCGCCTCTCCGGGGGCCACGCGCGGCCGCTCCCTCACCCCAGTCTCGGTTCCTCTgtctccttcccccttcctctccGCCGCCTTCTCCATCTTCTCTCCTTTTACCTCCTTTGCTTTCTCGAGTTCTCCGAGCTCTCTCAGTTCGGTATCTTTCTggtctctttcttcttttaccctccttgcttgctttctcttcccctttctgaaactttctcttttcctttctggacTTTCTTGTACTTCCTCTCCTCTTGCCTTttgttctttcctcctcctttggCTTTCTCTCCAGGCTCCCCGTAGCACGGTCTcgtcccctctccctcctcttcgcCTTTCCCTGGGTCTCTCTGGCGCCCAGGGCCTCCCGTCTGCCTGCTCGCTGGATGTTActccacaccccccaccccaacactTTTCTAGGGACGGTCTCTTTCAAGTTGCTACTGCAGCACAATCAGAGTAATTAAGAGCTGAGATCTTGAGTTCCTCCTTCAGGCATGCAAGATGCCCAAAGAAAGGCCCTCCTTCCTCGGACAACTTCCCCAAAACCATGGTAACAGCTACTGAATCGTGATAACAATCACTTAAAAAATAGCAGTGATTGCGGTCCAAGAGATTTCTGTCCCTCGAATGTTTGGATCGTGATGGCAAGCACATTTCCAAGAGAAGGGCATTTTTATGTGATGAGAGCGGTAGTTTGACTGAGTGGCAACTTGGAAGGGCTTTGGGGAAGAGACTGGAGGAATTCCCACTCCAGCCCTGCTGCCTGCTGGCTAAAGGACTTAGTGCGAGCCATTTCCCCTTACccggcttcagttttctcatctataaaatggatgatACCGACTTCACCAGTTTTGGTGAGGATTAAAAGAGAGAACAATGGAAAGAAAGCACTGGGTGTATATGAGATGCTTAATTTATGTTAGTTTCCTTCTTTAAGACAACTTCCTTCATGATCTTCTGCTACAGTGTGTCTCTCTGATCTAAAGTAGTCAATGAAGGAGGAAATGTGACAATGCTAATTTCACATAAATGTGAAAGGAGGGGTAGGCTATTTTGAAAACTCTTCTGTGTGGTGAGGAGACTGTCTAGCCAGTTGCCATATGCTGATTATAAAGGCATCACAGATTATAAACGTGGGGTGCTGGAATGCCCCTTCAACATCTCATAACTAGGGCATCTCAGAAAGGCAGGGATGGGTTGGGGTGGGTGGGAAGTTTCCACACAATCTGtccaatctatttttaaaatctttatgatAAGTGTACAGTGACCAGTGACAAAGCCTCTGAGATTAACTAAAATGTCAAGCCTCTGCCTTTGAATAGCATTTATCAACTTTGTGTCCTCACTGCAGACATCAAATGCTGGGCATCAGCTGTGATTGGCAGTTAGATTTagtccttcaacaaatatttgttgaccacCTACTTTGTGGCAGGTGCTGTGATAGGTCTCGGCATTCAGTGGTGAGACAAACAGGCCCTGTTTTCTGAGCTTACAGTTCAGTAGGCATGTTTCATGAATGTACACTGAGAAAATGAGACACATGTACCTGAAGGAGTAACATTGGTTTGGTGGACAAATTCTTTCATTACAGAAGATCCAAGACAGGGAGTATAAGAAAGGGATCTTTGAGAGTGATAATTTTGCAAATCACTTTCAGTCTATGCATTTCATTTGACCAGTGAGAAAAATGAGACCCAGGTGCTAAAAGTAGTGGGTGAAAGTATGttgagaaacaaaaaatatatataggttCAAAGTATCTGCCCACATGATACTGATTAATTTCAAAGGGGAAAATAGTAACTTTTCAATAGAAAACCTGAAAGACTCCACCTTGAGTGATTAAAATCAGTATTAGCAGGAATGTGACAAATAGACATCATGTGGCCCCTGATATAGTGCACTGGGAAGGACATATCACTTCTGTGATATTCCTGGTAGACATgaataacctgaatctaatcatgagggaTGCCCAATGGAATTGTTGGGAGTAAGGGAAGACTTCCATAGGAGatgacaggttctcactctgtcacccaggctggagtgcagtggtgccatcttggttcactgaagcctcaacctcctgagctcaggtgatcctcccacctcagcctcttgagtagctgggaccacaggcatgtgccaccacaccacgccaaactaattttgtttgtttgtttgttttacagatgaggtctcactatgttgcccaggctggtctcaaataccaTCAATCCTCTGGCCtaggcttcccagagtgctgggattataggtgtgagccaccatacctggccttgaGCTGAGTTTTGAAGGCAAGGAATTAGCTAGACCGTGAAAGGAGGGGAGATGCTTTTTAGGTACAGGCAATAGTATGATGACATGGACAAAAGCATGAGACACTCATAGCAGAGTTGGACATATTGGGGGAGGGTCTTGGAGGAGTCTAGATGAGTCCTAGAGTCTAGGATTGGATTTTGACAGGGCCTGAAGGAGGCTAAGGATCCAAACATCCTGAAAGTTCAGGTACTGGGGCAGAAGGAGGGTAGACAGTTAATAAAGGCTTTTAAGAAGAGGAAGGATGTGATCTtgagtgtgtttttaaaagatgatttggCAGCAGTGTAGAGAAATGGATTAACTGGGGTGACTTAGGAAGACTAGAGGCAGGAAAAAGTAGGTCATTTAGGGAAACTAAGGCAGTTGCAATGAAGCCAGAAAAGGGAGGAGAGATTTGAGAGAGATTGAGGATGATTTTGATTTCTGATTGGACGGGGGTAGCAAGGAGAAGCCCAAAGTGACACTCAGTTTTCAAGCTTGGGTATCTCAATGGAAGGTGGTACTACTCATTGCGATGTCAAGAGTATTCAGGAGGAAGTAGAATTCAGGGAGAATtttagagggggaaaaaaggtcAGTTGCTACCATGTTATAATCTAACTCTATAGCTAACCTGAGATTCTCCTATATGGCTGCTCTGTGCCATAGGAAACACTAGTTGTAAAATTCAGCCTAAGACCTCCAAACAGCCAGCTCTACGTATTACCCAGAAAAACAGGAGATTGGATATAATGACAGtacattatttgtaataatgGGAAAAAATTGAAGCAGCCTAAATGgtcaaataaaataagtaaactgGAGGACAGCCTTTgttggaatattatgcagctacTCGAAAGTGTTTTTGCAGTTTTTCGTGCCATAAAAAAGTTAGTAttgtcatatataatattttaaaagagaattcaaaattgTTAGCTACATAAAAACCCTCTTGCAGAAAAGTCTGAGGAAAAAAATGCCAAATATTAACCGTGTTTTCTTCTGGGTGATGGGGTTatgagtaatatatattttctactttatacTTTTTCTGGTATTTCATAATCTTCCTACTATAAACATTCATTATTCcattataaaaactttttaaagctgccattaaaaaaacacaaagacatgGCTATGATCATTCCCCCTCCCCTGACTTTATCCCTTTTCAATCCACCGTTCCCACTCCCCCTGAAGAGTAACTGCGTTTTGAGTTTTATCTCTGAGAGTGAAATAAGGAGGCATTTAACAAATCAGGGGAAATTAGTAGCTGGGCTAGAGAGGGGGAGAGGGCATTCTTATGGAGGCAGATACATTATGAGAGCTGTTGAAACTGTATATATTAAAGATGTTTGCATTGCCCTTATTGATTCTGTGATATGttacaagcaaaagaaaacatatagtgGGGTCAAGAAAATGTGAGTCTTTAAAGGGCAAGTTTTAATtagcaaatgtatttatttgcaaAAAATATCCTTCCCTTCAGAGTCCAGCAGTTAGTATAAAATTGTTTCAGGGAGTAAGTACTTCAAAGCAAGAAGACACTGAGGAGCAAGAGGCAATGCCTCATGCCTGTTGTCTGACACCACATCAAATATGCAAGTTGGTTACTTAGGATTTGGACACCTACTGATAAATGCCATCAAACTTCCATAATTAGAGGGTGAGAAAAGTGCCTGCCAGAGGATAGTCTCGGTCTTTGGAAAAGTTGCTGTAAATAGTTCTCTGGTGCGGTTACATCTGCATCTCTGATTTTCGTCTCACAGAAATATTTACCCTGTGGGTAATTTCCCCaacctaataataataacaccttACACAGCATAGCCCTTTCACCTTTTCAAAGGGCCTCCGCATCTGTTGATTGACTCAATCCTTGTACCCACGCCTGCTGGAATCCTACTTCCAGTGTGCACCAAGAGGAAGAGGGACCCAGAGAGGTTCAAACAAAGAGGCAGAGCAGGGGCTAGAACTAAAAGAAGGAATAAGAGACATTCTTGAAGAGCCTTCTGTGTGGCCCTGGAGCTTCCACAGTGTGTTATCACATAGAATTGTGATAACTAGAGAGGGAGAGTGAACACACTGAGGCTTGTGAGGTTCTGGCTCAGCCGAATCAGAATCAGAATCCAGCTCTCCAGAACTCCCAAGCCACTTGCCTTTCCCAGCATAGCcccatttttaaaagccaagagGTGAGGCTGGTGGTGATTTTCTGTCTGACTGACTCCATTTAATCTGTGAGCTGTCTTTCTGTGAGGTTTGTCTAACCTGTGAGTTGTCTTTCTGTCTTATAGGAATTAGAAGCTAGTGTTTGGGGATTTGGTGATTAACAATGACTTTTGAATTATCTCATAGAAAATAAGGGGAAAGCCTCTGCTTGGGTTCACCATACATATTCCCTAAAAGGGAAATGATTGGAGCTTGTCCTCCATTTCACCCCTCATCCTGAAATGTTTAGCAAAGTACTGGCACTTACAGGTTCTTAGTAAATATTCCTTCACTGAGTGAAGAAATGAATGCTAATAACAACAACAGCTAGCATGCATTGAGCATTTTGCCAGGGGATGAGCAAAaggcattatcttatttaaattgTAATGCTATACTTTGTGGTAGATATAATTATTATCCCTAATCTATGGGTCAGAAAACTGAGAAGTGAAGCAAATTATACAGTCACATAACTAATAAATGGCAAGGCCAAAGTCCACCTTGGATTGTTCTCAGCTACCACACtttattggatggatggatggatggatggatggacagatacaATTAATAATACCAGCAGtgcaccgggcatggtggctcagttctgtaatcccagcactttgggaggctgaggtgggtggatcacctgaggtcaggagttcgagaccagcctgaccaacatggagaaacaccatctctactaaaaatacaaaattagccaggtgtggtggcccacgcctataatcccagctacttgggaggctgaggcaggagaatctcttgaacctgggaggcagaggttgtggtgagccaagactgtgccattgcactccagcctgggcaacaagagcgaaactccatctcaaataatagtaataataatactagCAGTGAAGTGAGCTCTGCATGAACGGCAATACATTTTATGGTATGGCTAATCTTGTCCATTACTCTATGTGGTTGCACCCTGTTTATTTCCTTCATGGTATATTTTAGAAGCTGCAGTTACTTGTTTCtgcattcattttactttttaaatctgcCCAACTGCAATCAATATGAGTTTCATAAGTGGAGTGACCAGGAGTATCTTGTTCACTGTTGtgatccccagcacctagcacagtgcttgccacaaagtaagtgttcaataaatatttctaaaatgaatgaatgaatgtgggcTCCCCTCCTTCCTAAGCAGTGGAATGCCTGTGAACATATATATACCTGTGCACTGTTGATAGGGGGTATTTTACACAAATTTACTCCATCTCCATGCCAACGGTATACTTTCTGCCTTTGAGGGCATATGATTTGGGCAATGGGGCTCAAATTCAGATGAGCCTGTAATGGTTCTGATGTCAGATTGTACTCCTCCACTGACATTTGCTCCCAGATAGCAGGGAAAACACTGATCAGAAAATAGCAGCATCTGTTGTGGTCAAAGGTAATGAGCTGGCAAAACTCCGTGGTGGAAGCATCCCCCTGATTAGGTCAGCCTCCACTCTCACAACAGAGAGGCAGTGTATCAGCTGACATTGCTTGCATAATGTTTCTTTCTGAGGGATGGTCTCCTCAAAAAGAGCTCTCCTAAAGCATTCTCCTGCATGCTTAATGCCATGTGATGCTCTCCAAAAGGGATGCGCCAATTTTTTGTCCTATCTCTTCCCATCATTTGCCTAACAGACTTCCTTGCCACTCATGTGGATTTGCCTTTTTCATGCATCAGGTGACAGGTGCTAGTCTTCTGCGAAAGTAAATTACATCCATTTCTTAGTCTTACAATTCTGCAGCCTTCATTAGATCTGCATATTCGTCCAGACGACCATGGGTGAGGTAATCAAGAATGAAACAGACAGAATAAACAAAAGAGCCTCCACTAAATGACCAGAGTCTCTGTAGGGTGA
This genomic window from Pan troglodytes isolate AG18354 chromosome 9, NHGRI_mPanTro3-v2.0_pri, whole genome shotgun sequence contains:
- the LOC134807364 gene encoding putative cuticle collagen 155; the protein is MRLKSQCSAGKKSPGASRPRLDLAEGAFNPAARGALVQPWESRKKEGAPEAAGLAPRAGRESGRRGDRRGGGDGTPRQPVSRRAGPAHPSSLGPAPRGPPPPPASSCLRGTGVGRDSLTLSAGVRGTPPTLGSSVAGAPVRTSGAAGWAGPGRETGAEKTAFQAKFQPQAPRGTVQGPGRAFLPSPARPRSCGLTARSGRSAVGLSAGEPFSSKLRGVFSLVVTVGTSFLRACVCVCICVCMCWGAERFAAKSHIAQKTGFPFPGVIREC